A stretch of the Streptomyces ortus genome encodes the following:
- a CDS encoding TetR/AcrR family transcriptional regulator, with the protein MADTFQRARSEEQRAVRRRAILDTAVAMLGEMPVAQVSLNELSRRVGLAKSNVLRYFESREAVLLELLSTASQELIEHLDTALPAAVDAAAPVSERTDRVAAAMAHALAERPVLCDLISAQAAVLERNVSTRVAADYKRASIAHAFALAHRVRVHVPELDERDAVRFTAGALLMTTAAWPHSNPSAAVLEVYESDPELAVLRVDFTTTLRESLEALLSGLLARASR; encoded by the coding sequence CAGGGCGATCCTCGACACCGCGGTCGCGATGCTGGGGGAGATGCCGGTGGCACAGGTGAGCCTGAACGAACTGAGCCGCCGGGTGGGGCTCGCGAAGTCGAACGTGCTGCGCTACTTCGAGTCACGCGAGGCCGTCCTGCTGGAGCTGCTCTCCACCGCCTCGCAGGAGCTGATCGAGCACCTCGACACCGCGCTCCCCGCGGCCGTCGACGCCGCCGCCCCCGTCTCCGAGCGCACGGACCGGGTCGCCGCGGCCATGGCGCACGCCCTCGCCGAACGCCCCGTGCTGTGCGACCTGATCAGCGCTCAGGCGGCCGTCCTGGAGCGGAACGTGTCGACGCGGGTCGCCGCCGACTACAAGCGCGCCTCCATCGCCCACGCGTTCGCCCTGGCGCACCGGGTCCGGGTGCACGTACCCGAACTGGACGAGCGGGACGCCGTACGGTTCACCGCCGGGGCGCTCCTGATGACCACGGCCGCCTGGCCGCACTCGAATCCGTCGGCGGCCGTGCTCGAGGTGTATGAGTCCGACCCCGAACTGGCGGTCCTGCGCGTCGACTTCACGACGACCCTGCGCGAGTCGCTGGAAGCCCTGCTGTCCGGCCTGCTGGCACGGGCGTCGCGCTGA